Proteins encoded in a region of the Salinicoccus sp. RF5 genome:
- a CDS encoding WecB/TagA/CpsF family glycosyltransferase — protein MIEQHGNVTVMEIEFTNTTLEGFMESTVRPCLDGADKCFIVTANPEIVIATRDHPDFKETVQSADHVLPDGIGIINAAKMMGTPLQERVSGIDTMRAMLAYAEEQGYSAYFLGAKEDANRKAVERAERRFPKLKIAGRHHGYADLDDEAFVESIAATEPDIIFVALGMMKQEQWIRDHMDRFNKGVFMGVGGSFDVLSGEAKRAPDIWIRFQLEWLYRLIKQPKRITRVMKVAQFMMLHTPIISSIMRLFGYSKTRQRKKG, from the coding sequence ATGATTGAACAGCACGGAAACGTTACAGTGATGGAGATCGAATTCACGAATACGACGCTGGAAGGCTTTATGGAGAGTACCGTACGCCCATGCCTTGATGGCGCGGACAAATGCTTCATCGTCACTGCCAATCCCGAAATCGTCATCGCCACCCGCGATCACCCTGACTTCAAGGAAACCGTGCAGTCTGCGGACCATGTACTGCCTGACGGCATCGGCATCATCAATGCAGCAAAAATGATGGGCACACCGCTCCAGGAGCGGGTGAGCGGCATCGACACCATGCGCGCGATGCTCGCCTATGCCGAAGAGCAGGGCTACAGCGCCTACTTCCTCGGTGCGAAGGAAGACGCCAACCGTAAAGCTGTGGAACGGGCAGAAAGGCGTTTCCCGAAACTCAAGATCGCCGGACGCCACCACGGCTATGCGGACCTTGACGATGAGGCATTCGTAGAGTCCATCGCGGCCACCGAGCCCGACATCATCTTCGTCGCACTCGGAATGATGAAGCAGGAACAATGGATCAGGGACCATATGGACCGCTTCAACAAAGGCGTCTTCATGGGCGTCGGCGGCAGCTTCGATGTCCTCTCCGGTGAAGCCAAGCGCGCACCCGACATCTGGATCAGATTCCAGCTCGAGTGGCTGTATCGGCTCATCAAGCAGCCGAAGCGCATCACACGGGTGATGAAGGTCGCCCAGTTCATGATGCTCCATACACCGATCATCAGCAGCATCATGCGGCTGTTCGGATATTCGAAGACACGCCAACGCAAAAAGGGCTGA
- a CDS encoding GNAT family N-acetyltransferase, giving the protein MWHIRRFEELSLEELAEIFRLRQRVFILEQESLFEDIDGRDGEAVHIFHQEDDMIKSYCRVMQADKVVIGRVLVNPDYRGEGRGKELFDYALEYVKQEHPSTPVVITAMCYLEDFYETFGFRRISERYDIAGHQHVDMALEQ; this is encoded by the coding sequence ATGTGGCATATTAGAAGGTTTGAGGAACTGTCCCTTGAAGAGTTGGCAGAGATATTCCGTCTGCGGCAGAGGGTGTTCATATTGGAGCAGGAAAGCCTGTTTGAGGATATTGATGGGAGAGATGGAGAAGCGGTGCATATCTTCCATCAGGAGGATGACATGATCAAATCCTACTGCCGGGTGATGCAGGCGGATAAGGTCGTCATCGGCCGTGTGCTGGTCAATCCTGATTACAGAGGAGAGGGCAGGGGGAAGGAACTGTTCGACTATGCCCTTGAATATGTAAAGCAGGAACATCCGTCGACACCGGTCGTCATCACGGCCATGTGCTATCTGGAGGACTTCTATGAGACTTTCGGCTTCAGGCGGATATCGGAACGCTATGACATTGCGGGGCATCAGCATGTGGATATGGCACTGGAGCAGTAA
- a CDS encoding O-antigen ligase, giving the protein MTNINVERAYFTYEAFVFIIVFTLLFMVTNIFMIDYRNLQSMIASQDPFMILMLAAILVFLYKNARISLSPLRKMFLTLWGLYIGSLFLSMVIAGHFVWTEALILLMVTALLFYRIPGRLVVYLVIGALLSLPSLLLIDHTLNESGATLVLVFTAGLLLMPRTNRAMIFYMLPTFLILNIITTSRTAIFTYMAIAFLQLAWINLYRTTETQRKWFLGIVTGGVAIVLLIFGRSIYRFFVGYSTTGQGFNMNEFTSHRYELWATVWHNRQWFGEGHSYFNFTDLIHAHNIFFDTLGRYGIIPLVLFILVLGVISLLATTKYTLGILLYFGAYIFIGLFEYNYLFMFVYFSPIVLLFIFMAYILTLREDMSDMNAAKSGK; this is encoded by the coding sequence ATGACAAATATCAATGTGGAACGTGCCTATTTCACATATGAAGCATTCGTATTCATTATAGTGTTTACATTGCTGTTCATGGTGACCAACATCTTCATGATCGACTACCGGAACCTCCAGAGTATGATAGCTTCACAGGACCCCTTCATGATCCTGATGCTTGCGGCAATCCTCGTATTCCTATATAAGAATGCCCGCATTTCGCTGTCCCCGCTCAGAAAAATGTTCCTTACGCTTTGGGGACTCTATATCGGGTCACTGTTCCTCAGCATGGTCATTGCCGGACACTTCGTCTGGACAGAGGCGTTGATTCTGCTCATGGTCACGGCGCTCCTTTTCTACCGCATACCAGGCCGGCTCGTAGTGTATCTCGTCATCGGTGCACTCCTAAGCCTGCCGTCACTGCTCCTGATCGACCATACGCTCAATGAATCGGGTGCGACGCTGGTTCTTGTATTCACAGCAGGGCTTCTGCTCATGCCGAGGACGAACAGGGCTATGATCTTCTATATGCTGCCGACGTTCCTGATATTGAACATAATTACGACAAGCAGGACGGCGATCTTCACCTATATGGCCATCGCCTTCCTGCAGCTTGCCTGGATCAACCTGTACAGGACGACGGAGACCCAGAGGAAATGGTTCCTCGGTATCGTCACCGGTGGGGTGGCCATCGTCCTCCTCATTTTCGGCAGATCGATATACCGGTTCTTCGTGGGATACAGTACCACCGGGCAGGGATTCAATATGAATGAATTCACTTCCCACCGCTATGAACTGTGGGCGACGGTGTGGCACAACAGGCAGTGGTTCGGGGAGGGGCATTCATACTTCAACTTCACGGATCTGATCCACGCCCACAACATCTTCTTCGATACGCTGGGACGCTACGGCATCATCCCACTGGTGCTGTTCATCCTGGTGCTTGGGGTGATCAGCCTCTTGGCGACGACCAAATACACGCTCGGCATCCTGCTGTACTTCGGTGCCTACATCTTCATCGGGCTGTTCGAATACAACTACCTGTTCATGTTCGTCTACTTCTCGCCGATCGTGCTGCTGTTCATCTTCATGGCGTACATCTTGACACTCAGGGAGGACATGTCCGATATGAATGCGGCCAAATCTGGAAAATAG
- a CDS encoding glycosyltransferase family 4 protein, which translates to MKILLITQNFYPEIGSGANRFKNLYTQLSKNHEVTVLTTKPTYPNAKMYKDDKYWNEPLINNSTDIMRLNMRSDKQGKTMASRMLYYLELAYKVRTYIRKYQHEYDAVYVTTPNIFLPWATFFFQKKLNSTKRILEVRDLWPDSVRDIEKINIDKFYPTLKFMEKMMYRKADRIVINNEGFRAHIAKMAPLKSQLFLPNAFTSNEVGFRQLPEDFKVIYTGNIGFAQSYDQLIEVAHMLEEREIIFNVIGYGVNAHKFNHYIKKHNFKYVHTHEEKSRSECLDMIRHHSIQLSLLKESDVFLNVLPGKIIDGIGCGIPVVTNLGGYTNSMINTYKVGFAKEKATAEEIIEAIEKIRDNAQLEASYRENSRALLDEKFLWENNIEKLEKFLES; encoded by the coding sequence ATGAAAATTCTACTCATTACACAGAACTTCTATCCTGAGATCGGCTCAGGGGCAAATAGATTCAAAAACCTATATACGCAGCTGTCGAAGAACCATGAGGTTACAGTGCTCACCACAAAGCCGACATATCCGAATGCGAAGATGTACAAGGATGACAAGTACTGGAATGAACCACTGATCAACAATTCGACCGACATAATGCGCCTCAATATGCGCAGTGATAAGCAAGGCAAGACGATGGCTTCACGCATGCTCTACTACTTGGAGCTTGCCTACAAGGTGCGCACCTACATAAGGAAGTACCAGCATGAATATGATGCAGTGTATGTGACGACGCCGAACATCTTCCTGCCGTGGGCGACATTCTTCTTTCAGAAGAAGCTGAATTCGACCAAAAGAATCCTTGAAGTGCGGGATCTCTGGCCCGACAGTGTGCGGGATATCGAGAAGATCAACATCGACAAATTCTATCCCACACTCAAGTTCATGGAGAAGATGATGTACCGCAAGGCGGACAGGATCGTCATCAACAATGAAGGCTTCCGTGCCCACATTGCCAAAATGGCGCCGCTGAAGAGTCAGCTCTTCCTCCCGAACGCCTTCACCTCAAACGAGGTCGGCTTCAGGCAGCTGCCTGAAGATTTCAAGGTAATCTATACCGGCAATATCGGATTCGCACAGAGCTATGATCAGCTGATCGAGGTCGCCCACATGCTCGAGGAGCGTGAGATCATCTTCAACGTCATCGGCTACGGGGTGAATGCACACAAGTTCAACCACTACATCAAAAAGCACAACTTCAAATATGTGCATACACACGAAGAGAAGAGCCGGTCGGAATGCCTCGACATGATCCGCCACCACAGCATCCAGCTCTCACTGCTTAAGGAGAGCGATGTCTTCCTGAATGTCCTGCCGGGCAAGATCATCGACGGCATCGGCTGCGGCATCCCGGTGGTCACGAACCTCGGCGGCTATACCAACAGCATGATCAACACATACAAGGTTGGCTTCGCGAAGGAGAAGGCCACAGCTGAAGAGATCATCGAAGCGATCGAGAAGATCAGGGACAACGCGCAGCTTGAAGCCTCATACCGGGAAAACTCAAGAGCGCTGCTCGATGAAAAGTTCCTTTGGGAAAACAATATAGAGAAACTCGAGAAGTTTCTGGAGAGCTGA
- a CDS encoding nucleotide sugar dehydrogenase → MSIYDNLKNRKEKVGVIGLGYVGLPLAHAFSKSFDVIGYDIDDGKIKDYKKGIDRTNEVGNEALNNSHIQFTTEESMLGEPIFIIVTVPTPIKPDKSPDLSPIINATEMIARNMKRGAYIIYESTVYPGVTEELCIPLIEKQTGMTCGKDFFVGYSPERINPGDPVNRVENIMKIVAGTNDNVTRTIGEVYGEIIVAGIHEAPSIKVAEAAKVLENSQRDVNIGFMNEMAMILDKMNINTQDVLEAMSTKWNALGFYPGLVGGHCIGVDPYYFIYQAEQLGYHSQIISAGRKINNSVPEFIVQSLVKRMIQNNINVNNSRVLVFGLAFKENTADIRNSKVLDIIDLLNDYNINVDIIDDVVEPVTSKKFNHIDINEIQSDQYDALVYAVDHNSFKKLGDIERFIKDTGIVMDLKNRFVERANVWKL, encoded by the coding sequence ATGAGCATATATGATAATTTAAAGAATAGAAAAGAAAAAGTTGGAGTCATTGGTCTAGGGTATGTTGGTTTACCATTGGCTCATGCTTTCTCTAAATCGTTTGATGTTATCGGTTATGATATCGATGATGGTAAGATAAAGGATTATAAAAAAGGAATAGACAGAACTAATGAGGTAGGAAATGAGGCATTGAACAATAGTCACATTCAATTTACAACAGAAGAATCTATGTTGGGTGAACCTATATTCATTATAGTGACAGTACCAACACCTATTAAACCAGATAAATCGCCGGATTTATCACCAATAATAAACGCTACAGAAATGATAGCAAGAAATATGAAGCGTGGAGCATATATAATTTATGAATCCACAGTTTATCCAGGTGTTACAGAAGAGTTATGTATACCCCTTATAGAAAAGCAAACAGGCATGACTTGCGGAAAAGATTTCTTTGTAGGTTATTCCCCGGAAAGGATTAACCCCGGAGATCCAGTAAATAGGGTTGAAAATATAATGAAGATCGTTGCAGGTACTAATGACAATGTTACTCGTACTATAGGAGAGGTGTATGGAGAAATAATAGTGGCAGGAATTCATGAAGCTCCCTCAATAAAGGTGGCAGAAGCTGCTAAGGTACTGGAGAATAGTCAAAGGGATGTCAATATAGGATTTATGAATGAAATGGCAATGATATTGGATAAAATGAATATAAATACCCAGGATGTCCTAGAAGCAATGAGTACCAAGTGGAATGCTCTAGGATTTTATCCAGGATTGGTCGGGGGACATTGCATAGGTGTAGATCCATATTACTTCATTTATCAAGCAGAACAGCTAGGCTATCACTCACAAATAATTTCTGCGGGCCGTAAAATCAATAACAGTGTTCCAGAGTTTATCGTTCAATCTCTTGTTAAACGGATGATTCAAAACAACATCAATGTTAATAACAGCAGAGTACTGGTTTTCGGTCTCGCCTTTAAAGAAAACACAGCTGATATAAGAAACTCCAAGGTTCTTGATATAATTGATCTTTTAAATGATTATAATATTAATGTGGATATTATCGATGACGTTGTAGAACCAGTTACATCGAAGAAATTTAATCACATAGATATCAATGAAATACAGAGTGATCAATATGATGCATTGGTTTATGCAGTAGATCATAATAGTTTTAAAAAGTTGGGAGACATAGAACGATTTATAAAAGACACAGGAATAGTAATGGATTTGAAAAACAGATTCGTTGAACGGGCGAACGTCTGGAAACTATGA
- a CDS encoding glycosyltransferase family 2 protein — protein MGIINVLNQTLRRQKTEDMSQMEEQPSYETEKKVGSITTILTNHTLDNGYERIDLTPTGFKEEIESNELRTVIIDNDIYEIDHDWFGFSYHDLIEYVKGSNLRLIVIRNTDVPIQTLLESYLTIELSVEVDEAAFEGNILKLPLLVDQGTINPVDSEKRLDVVYFYLGTHVRNKAIQHFHVKALPEREEVVCKKLNREQLNLLLSKIKESKILYIDYIENIDENILRYLEIIACMSNTFVVFDSRYESEKLYAFQSTTDQGNVGKMRAIMNSQLYKDKQVLPKQRQAFLNNSFITRHPLNEIINGKLDSKRPMVSVICSTNRKQNIDFFIIQMKAQTYVHLQVILLTHGFVLSDKEKEELHRIASFELIILDEPKETSFGHCLNKCINQATYPVVTKIDDDDYYTKNYIIDQWIALKYSEADLVGKASQFVYIEEEDLMIKREHDRYFKFDRFIMGATIMVDTSYMKKFMFSDLPAAVDTDLLRRVREKGGKVYQGHPYEFCVFRGADKGSHTWKVEDMAMMNKAEVICYGDPKPTITID, from the coding sequence ATGGGAATAATCAATGTACTTAACCAAACACTTAGGCGGCAAAAGACAGAGGATATGAGTCAGATGGAAGAACAACCCTCATACGAGACAGAGAAAAAAGTCGGCAGTATCACTACAATCCTTACAAATCATACACTGGATAATGGCTACGAAAGAATTGATCTTACGCCAACAGGGTTCAAAGAAGAAATTGAAAGCAATGAACTCCGTACTGTAATTATTGATAATGATATCTATGAGATAGACCATGACTGGTTCGGTTTCTCTTACCACGACTTAATCGAATATGTAAAAGGCAGCAACTTGAGGTTAATAGTGATTAGGAACACCGATGTGCCTATACAGACATTATTAGAGTCATATCTTACTATAGAATTATCGGTAGAGGTGGATGAGGCAGCTTTCGAAGGCAATATTTTAAAGCTTCCATTACTGGTGGATCAAGGGACTATAAACCCAGTAGATTCTGAGAAGAGATTGGATGTTGTATACTTTTATCTGGGAACTCATGTAAGGAACAAAGCAATACAGCATTTCCATGTTAAAGCACTCCCAGAGAGAGAAGAGGTTGTGTGCAAAAAATTAAACCGCGAACAGCTTAATTTACTATTATCCAAGATTAAAGAATCTAAGATATTATACATAGATTATATAGAAAATATTGATGAGAATATATTAAGATATCTGGAAATAATTGCGTGCATGTCGAATACCTTTGTAGTTTTCGATTCCAGATATGAATCAGAAAAGCTATATGCTTTTCAGTCAACAACCGATCAAGGCAATGTTGGTAAGATGCGTGCCATTATGAACAGTCAACTATATAAAGATAAACAGGTATTGCCTAAGCAACGTCAAGCGTTTCTGAACAATTCATTTATAACTAGACATCCTCTTAATGAAATAATCAATGGAAAGCTAGATAGTAAGAGACCAATGGTAAGTGTCATCTGTTCTACAAACCGTAAACAAAATATTGATTTTTTCATTATCCAGATGAAAGCACAAACGTATGTCCATCTACAAGTTATTCTTTTGACACACGGGTTTGTATTGAGTGATAAAGAAAAAGAAGAATTGCATAGAATTGCTAGTTTTGAACTTATTATATTGGACGAACCAAAGGAAACTTCTTTTGGGCATTGCCTCAATAAATGTATAAATCAAGCTACATATCCAGTTGTGACAAAAATTGATGATGATGATTATTATACGAAGAACTATATCATTGACCAGTGGATTGCCTTGAAATATAGTGAGGCTGATTTAGTAGGCAAAGCATCCCAATTCGTATATATCGAGGAAGAGGATTTGATGATAAAAAGGGAACATGACCGTTACTTTAAGTTTGATAGATTTATCATGGGAGCGACTATTATGGTAGACACTTCATATATGAAAAAATTTATGTTCAGTGATCTGCCTGCTGCTGTAGATACCGACCTTCTAAGGCGTGTCAGAGAAAAGGGTGGGAAAGTTTATCAAGGACATCCTTACGAATTTTGTGTTTTCAGAGGTGCTGACAAGGGGAGTCACACATGGAAAGTTGAAGATATGGCAATGATGAATAAAGCTGAGGTAATATGCTATGGGGATCCTAAACCCACTATTACTATAGATTAA
- a CDS encoding nucleotide sugar dehydrogenase, with protein MKLTTVGLGYIGLPTSIMFAKHGVDVLGVDIKQEAVDMLNNGKIHIEEPGLQEALEEVIDRGTFRASTTPEEADVYIIAVPTPNNNDQFKSCDISIVMSGVKSIVPLLKKGDTVIVESTIAPRTMNDNVAPYLEEQGFIIGKDIFLVHCPERVLPGKIMEELIYNNRIIGGMTPACVEAGKKVYGTFVKGEMIETNAKTAEMSKLMENTYRDVNIALANELAKICNHLDINVHEVIEMANKHPRVNLHTPGPGVGGHCLAVDPYFIIAEAPEKSPLIQMAREINNSMPEYVVEYTKEILNKLGGNKVTVFGLTYKGDVDDIRESPAFDIYELLRKETNLDVVAYDPHVKMDWVEKDVKKAVADSSLVLVLSDHSQFKKMTDADFSTMKDSYIFDTKNVMKNDFKEVKYYNYGNIQKVDNTLDIEYNKA; from the coding sequence ATGAAATTGACGACAGTTGGTTTAGGATACATCGGTTTGCCAACATCTATCATGTTTGCAAAACATGGTGTAGATGTTCTTGGTGTAGATATCAAACAGGAAGCAGTGGATATGCTTAACAACGGCAAAATCCATATAGAAGAACCGGGTCTACAGGAGGCTTTGGAGGAAGTGATTGATCGCGGCACATTCCGCGCCTCTACAACTCCTGAAGAAGCAGACGTCTATATCATCGCAGTTCCAACACCAAATAATAATGATCAATTTAAATCCTGTGACATCTCAATTGTCATGTCCGGTGTGAAGAGCATCGTGCCTCTTCTCAAAAAGGGCGATACAGTTATCGTCGAATCTACGATTGCCCCACGCACTATGAATGACAATGTTGCACCTTACCTTGAAGAACAAGGATTCATTATCGGTAAGGACATCTTCCTCGTCCATTGTCCGGAACGTGTGCTGCCAGGCAAAATTATGGAAGAACTCATCTACAACAACCGTATTATCGGTGGCATGACACCAGCTTGTGTCGAAGCTGGCAAGAAAGTTTATGGAACATTCGTCAAAGGCGAGATGATAGAAACAAACGCCAAGACTGCAGAGATGTCCAAACTTATGGAGAACACGTATCGTGATGTGAATATTGCACTCGCCAATGAACTCGCGAAAATTTGTAACCATCTCGATATTAATGTACATGAAGTCATTGAAATGGCGAACAAACACCCAAGAGTGAACCTGCATACACCAGGGCCTGGTGTAGGTGGTCACTGTCTCGCGGTTGACCCATACTTCATCATTGCTGAAGCTCCTGAGAAATCCCCATTGATACAGATGGCTCGGGAAATCAATAACTCCATGCCGGAATATGTCGTCGAGTATACGAAAGAGATATTGAACAAACTTGGTGGCAACAAGGTTACTGTATTCGGGCTGACATATAAGGGTGATGTGGACGATATACGGGAATCCCCGGCTTTCGATATTTACGAACTGCTGAGAAAAGAAACGAACCTTGATGTTGTCGCCTATGATCCACATGTCAAGATGGACTGGGTAGAAAAAGATGTAAAGAAAGCAGTGGCCGACAGTTCCCTGGTACTGGTACTAAGTGACCACAGCCAATTCAAGAAAATGACGGATGCAGACTTTTCCACGATGAAGGACAGCTATATCTTCGATACGAAAAACGTGATGAAGAATGACTTCAAAGAAGTGAAATACTACAACTACGGCAATATACAAAAAGTGGACAACACTCTCGACATTGAATATAACAAAGCGTAA
- a CDS encoding ABC transporter ATP-binding protein, which yields MTYKVKVENVSKVYDLNRSKISKLLSLFTLGHFYKEKPYFALRDINFEVQPGDSVGIIGLNGSGKSTLSDLLGQVTVPTMGKVKINGQSSLIAINAGLNQDLTGEENIRMKCLMHGLSKETIDERYEDIVEFSELGEFIKQPIKAYSSGMKSRLGFSIAIHTDPDVLIVDEALSVGDETFSNKCIDRMKDFQKQGKTIFFVSHSAKQVAKMCNKALWVHYGELKDYGECVPIVNEYARFINEFKAMSKEEQLQYKEDMISKQQEKSQSLSVEKYKRPWLRYLPGLSILGLFLYSILNQLNFF from the coding sequence ATGACTTATAAAGTGAAAGTTGAAAATGTATCGAAAGTCTACGACTTGAACCGGAGCAAGATATCAAAACTGTTATCTCTCTTTACGCTGGGACATTTTTATAAAGAAAAACCTTATTTCGCTCTAAGAGATATAAACTTTGAGGTCCAACCTGGTGATTCGGTGGGAATCATCGGACTTAACGGCTCAGGGAAGTCTACTTTATCTGACCTTCTTGGTCAGGTTACCGTGCCTACTATGGGAAAGGTGAAAATTAATGGACAAAGCTCCCTTATTGCTATAAATGCGGGGCTCAACCAAGATCTTACTGGAGAAGAAAATATACGTATGAAATGTTTGATGCATGGTTTGAGTAAAGAAACCATTGATGAAAGGTATGAAGATATAGTGGAATTTAGTGAGCTGGGAGAGTTCATTAAGCAGCCTATAAAAGCCTATTCCAGTGGAATGAAGTCGAGGCTTGGTTTCTCTATAGCCATCCATACAGACCCTGACGTTTTGATTGTTGATGAGGCGTTATCGGTTGGGGATGAGACCTTCTCCAATAAATGCATAGACAGGATGAAAGATTTTCAGAAACAAGGGAAAACTATATTCTTTGTTTCACATTCGGCCAAACAAGTCGCCAAAATGTGCAATAAAGCCCTTTGGGTCCATTATGGAGAGCTAAAAGATTATGGTGAGTGTGTACCAATAGTGAATGAGTATGCGAGATTTATTAACGAGTTCAAAGCCATGAGTAAAGAAGAGCAACTTCAATATAAAGAAGATATGATAAGTAAGCAGCAGGAAAAAAGCCAGAGCTTGAGTGTGGAAAAATACAAACGACCGTGGTTGAGATATTTGCCTGGACTTTCAATATTAGGTTTGTTTCTATACAGCATACTGAATCAACTGAATTTCTTCTAG
- a CDS encoding glycosyltransferase: protein MKKVTMFVWNHFTNDARVMREGMALSENNYDVNLIAIENRKDPRAQAFEKINGRFRVHRVPMYPWLLEVYQNNKKEFVISVAGVTTLVAPALFYKSWLLMSAYFLFLGIAYGVVKNSSARRNMIKLVRSMKMIIKGYRQNADIYHSNDLNTLTQGVICSKLRFKPKKLVYDSHEVQTDRTGYNPKIIERWEGALLPFVDETLVENHTRAKKHEALYGYYPHTLYNYSELYDIEDKPKKDLHEALGLPADEKILLYQGGIQPGRGLELLVDMMPLVKEGTLVFLGDGRQKKELEEMVRERQLGERIRFVPKVHLSELPSYTRNAYLGFQVLQNINYNHYSASSNKLFEYIMAHVPVVSCDFPEIRNVVEGESVGFSIDAASPHNIAEAVNRLVADEALRETFSNNCKTAKYKYNWDIEKEKLLNVYDKLSQE from the coding sequence ATGAAAAAAGTGACAATGTTCGTCTGGAACCATTTTACAAACGATGCCCGTGTCATGCGGGAAGGGATGGCACTCAGTGAAAACAATTACGATGTGAACCTGATTGCGATTGAGAACAGGAAGGACCCGAGGGCCCAGGCATTCGAAAAAATCAATGGCCGTTTCAGGGTACACCGTGTACCGATGTATCCATGGCTTCTTGAAGTGTACCAGAACAATAAAAAAGAGTTTGTCATCAGTGTGGCTGGAGTAACGACTTTAGTCGCTCCAGCTCTTTTCTATAAATCGTGGCTGCTGATGTCCGCATATTTCCTGTTCCTTGGGATTGCCTATGGCGTCGTGAAGAACAGCAGTGCAAGACGCAACATGATCAAGCTTGTCAGGAGCATGAAGATGATCATCAAAGGGTACAGGCAGAATGCAGACATCTATCATTCGAATGATCTGAACACCTTGACCCAAGGCGTCATATGTTCGAAACTGAGGTTCAAGCCGAAGAAGCTTGTCTATGACTCCCATGAAGTACAGACGGACCGAACAGGATATAATCCGAAAATCATTGAAAGATGGGAGGGTGCACTCCTGCCCTTCGTCGATGAAACGCTCGTCGAGAACCACACACGTGCGAAGAAGCATGAAGCGCTTTATGGATATTATCCACATACGCTGTATAACTACTCTGAACTGTATGATATTGAAGATAAGCCCAAAAAAGATCTCCATGAAGCACTCGGCTTGCCTGCGGATGAGAAGATTCTCCTGTATCAGGGGGGCATTCAGCCGGGCAGGGGGCTTGAACTGCTCGTGGACATGATGCCGCTGGTCAAGGAGGGCACCCTTGTGTTCCTTGGAGATGGCCGCCAGAAGAAGGAACTCGAAGAGATGGTCAGGGAAAGACAGCTTGGAGAACGAATCCGTTTTGTTCCAAAAGTTCATCTGTCCGAACTGCCCTCCTATACACGTAACGCATATCTCGGTTTCCAGGTGCTGCAGAATATCAACTACAATCATTACTCTGCATCCTCCAATAAGCTGTTCGAATACATCATGGCACACGTGCCGGTCGTCAGCTGTGATTTTCCAGAAATCAGGAATGTAGTGGAAGGTGAGTCGGTTGGCTTCTCGATAGATGCAGCGAGCCCCCACAACATTGCAGAAGCAGTCAATCGTCTTGTTGCGGATGAGGCACTCAGAGAGACGTTCAGCAATAATTGTAAAACTGCGAAATATAAGTATAATTGGGATATTGAAAAAGAGAAGCTGCTGAATGTATATGACAAGCTCTCCCAAGAATGA